A genomic stretch from Vallicoccus soli includes:
- a CDS encoding NADH-quinone oxidoreductase subunit A — MEYLPIVALGAIALGFAVFSVVAGALSGPARYNRAKVDAYECGIEPTPQPVGGGRFPVKYYLTAMTFIIFDIEIVFMYPWAVHFDALGLAGLAAMALFIALICVAYAYEWRRGGLDWD; from the coding sequence GTGGAGTACCTGCCGATCGTCGCGCTGGGCGCCATCGCGCTCGGCTTCGCGGTGTTCTCCGTGGTGGCGGGGGCGCTGTCCGGGCCCGCGCGCTACAACCGGGCCAAGGTCGACGCGTACGAGTGCGGCATCGAGCCGACCCCGCAGCCCGTCGGCGGCGGCCGCTTCCCGGTGAAGTACTACCTCACCGCCATGACCTTCATCATCTTCGACATCGAGATCGTGTTCATGTACCCGTGGGCGGTGCACTTCGACGCGCTCGGCCTGGCCGGGCTCGCCGCCATGGCCCTGTTCATCGCCCTGATCTGCGTCGCCTACGCGTACGAGTGGCGCCGCGGCGGCCTGGACTGGGACTAG
- a CDS encoding NADH-quinone oxidoreductase subunit C, protein MFGAASGGDTSGYGRLVRRVQLPGQAERPYGSYFDEVADELEHWLPGFDDAVERVVVDRGELTLVVRRERLVDVMRTLRDQPSLRFELCLGASGVHYPEDEGRELHVVWPLLSMTHNRRVRVETTCPDADPHVPSVVAVYPTDDWHERETWDMFGVQFDGHPALTRILMPDDWPGHPQRKDYPLGGIPVEFEGAEIPPPDTRRAYS, encoded by the coding sequence ATGTTCGGCGCGGCGAGCGGCGGCGACACCAGCGGCTACGGCCGGCTCGTGCGGCGCGTGCAGCTGCCCGGGCAGGCCGAGCGGCCGTACGGGTCGTACTTCGACGAGGTCGCCGACGAGCTCGAGCACTGGCTGCCCGGCTTCGACGACGCCGTCGAGCGGGTCGTCGTCGACCGCGGCGAGCTCACCCTCGTCGTGCGCCGCGAGCGCCTCGTCGACGTCATGCGGACCCTGCGGGACCAGCCGTCGCTGCGCTTCGAGCTGTGCCTGGGCGCGAGCGGCGTGCACTACCCCGAGGACGAGGGCCGCGAGCTGCACGTCGTGTGGCCGCTGCTGTCGATGACGCACAACCGCCGGGTGCGGGTCGAGACGACCTGCCCCGACGCCGACCCGCACGTGCCCTCGGTGGTCGCGGTCTACCCGACCGACGACTGGCACGAGCGCGAGACGTGGGACATGTTCGGCGTCCAGTTCGACGGCCACCCCGCGCTGACCCGCATCCTCATGCCCGACGACTGGCCGGGCCACCCCCAGCGCAAGGACTACCCGCTGGGCGGCATCCCGGTGGAGTTCGAGGGCGCCGAGATCCCCCCGCCCGACACGAGGAGGGCGTACAGCTGA
- a CDS encoding serine/threonine-protein kinase codes for MAPPTTQDPTPDPGPRGDGRLVVGRYRLLQPLGRGGMGVVWSARDEVLGRGVAVKEVTPPPGLTPEQAEQLRVRTLREARAAARIRSTAAVTVFDVVEEDGRPWIVMELLRPRSLADVLREEGPLAPQDAARTGLRVLDALVAAHAAGVLHRDVKPANVLFDAVGGAVLTDFGIASLEGDPSLTTTGTIVGSPGYVAPERARGQVPTAAADLWSLGVTLAAAVVGRSPFERDTPMATLVAVLEDPPPDRALAGSLGAVVDGLLQKDPAERLDAATAGAMLREVAAGPPPAPAAPAVAAAAPSPGSAPGPRLEEDEGAARTQALPLPVPLPVAAGGHDGDRAARGGGSLGARRGGRRLRRALAAGGLAAVAAAGAVALVLDEDDPGTTASPAPPATGSPSPSAPSGPSEPSEPSGAAPGGTGGGAGGGAGGGADDGTTGEGGGSGGSGTADDGAGQGTGGTADEGGAAQEGAGDEDGATGEGGGPDGAASGVPEDFEVHEDDGFRVAVPEGWSASTDGGRTTFSDPASRRFFFVEGGGAPVGDPLEDWERQEATVSQRLPGYQLLGIQRVDHPEFDLADWEFTYEADGGPLRVRNRNLVADDRAYALYAAAPPEEWAASEPVFDDMAGSFAPRG; via the coding sequence ATGGCACCCCCGACGACGCAGGACCCGACCCCGGACCCCGGACCGCGCGGCGACGGGCGGCTGGTCGTCGGCCGCTACCGGCTCCTGCAGCCGCTGGGCCGGGGCGGGATGGGCGTCGTCTGGTCCGCGCGCGACGAGGTGCTCGGCCGCGGCGTCGCCGTCAAGGAGGTCACCCCGCCGCCGGGCCTGACGCCGGAGCAGGCCGAGCAGCTGCGGGTGCGGACGCTGCGCGAGGCCCGGGCGGCCGCGCGGATCCGCAGCACCGCGGCGGTCACCGTGTTCGACGTGGTCGAGGAGGACGGCCGGCCGTGGATCGTCATGGAGCTGCTGCGGCCGCGGTCCCTGGCCGACGTCCTGCGCGAGGAGGGGCCGCTGGCGCCGCAGGACGCGGCCCGCACCGGCCTGCGCGTGCTCGACGCCCTCGTCGCCGCGCACGCGGCGGGCGTCCTGCACCGCGACGTGAAGCCGGCCAACGTGCTCTTCGACGCCGTCGGCGGCGCGGTGCTCACGGACTTCGGGATCGCCTCGCTCGAGGGCGACCCCTCCCTGACGACGACGGGGACGATCGTCGGGTCGCCGGGGTACGTCGCCCCCGAGCGCGCCCGCGGGCAGGTCCCCACCGCCGCGGCCGACCTCTGGTCCCTCGGCGTGACGCTGGCCGCCGCGGTGGTCGGCCGCTCGCCGTTCGAGCGCGACACCCCCATGGCCACGCTCGTCGCCGTGCTCGAGGACCCGCCCCCGGACCGGGCGCTCGCCGGCTCGCTCGGCGCGGTGGTCGACGGGCTGCTGCAGAAGGACCCCGCCGAGCGGCTGGACGCGGCCACCGCCGGCGCCATGCTCCGCGAGGTGGCCGCCGGCCCCCCGCCCGCCCCGGCCGCACCGGCGGTCGCCGCCGCGGCCCCGTCGCCGGGCTCGGCGCCGGGCCCGCGGCTGGAGGAGGACGAGGGCGCGGCCCGTACGCAGGCCCTGCCCCTACCCGTGCCCCTGCCCGTCGCGGCCGGCGGGCACGACGGCGACCGCGCCGCTCGCGGCGGGGGGTCGCTCGGCGCGCGCCGCGGGGGGCGCCGCCTGCGCCGGGCGCTCGCCGCGGGCGGGCTCGCCGCCGTCGCGGCGGCCGGGGCCGTGGCGCTCGTCCTCGACGAGGACGACCCCGGGACCACGGCGTCGCCCGCCCCGCCGGCCACCGGCTCGCCGTCACCGTCGGCGCCCTCCGGGCCCTCCGAGCCGTCCGAGCCCTCCGGGGCCGCACCCGGCGGCACGGGCGGCGGGGCGGGCGGCGGGGCGGGCGGCGGCGCGGACGACGGGACCACCGGCGAGGGGGGAGGCAGCGGCGGGAGCGGCACCGCGGACGACGGCGCCGGGCAGGGGACCGGCGGCACCGCGGACGAGGGCGGTGCCGCGCAGGAGGGCGCTGGCGACGAGGACGGCGCGACGGGCGAGGGCGGCGGCCCGGACGGGGCGGCGAGCGGGGTCCCGGAGGATTTCGAGGTCCACGAGGACGACGGGTTCCGGGTGGCGGTGCCCGAGGGCTGGTCCGCGAGCACCGACGGGGGCCGCACGACGTTCTCCGACCCCGCCTCGCGGCGGTTCTTCTTCGTGGAGGGCGGCGGCGCGCCGGTCGGCGACCCCCTCGAGGACTGGGAGCGCCAGGAGGCGACGGTGTCGCAGCGCCTCCCGGGCTACCAGCTCCTCGGCATCCAGCGGGTCGACCACCCGGAGTTCGACCTCGCCGACTGGGAGTTCACGTACGAGGCGGACGGCGGGCCGCTGCGGGTCCGGAACCGGAACCTCGTGGCGGACGACAGGGCGTACGCGCTGTACGCGGCGGCGCCGCCGGAGGAGTGGGCCGCGAGCGAGCCCGTCTTCGACGACATGGCGGGTTCCTTCGCGCCCCGCGGCTGA
- a CDS encoding PRC-barrel domain-containing protein: protein MTLPDLDAASSWIGRPVLDRDGESVGTCVRVLADDATGTPEWLSAELPDGTRRIVPLVDATPSADAVRVSVTRRSVVDAPADLSDQHVSAEQERSLYAHYGVAASTAASPTVLPAVESAPATGPARLGAPVRDHRAQAAGAAAVALALGAAAVGVVVAVRARRRPATPAERIAAAARLQSERAASLARSSAASAQVLARQGATSAQDATRDLRRTAAPALAAAAERTGEVARRAGEGALGAATTTAALAVMGGQAAVPAAERAAEGLARAAGHAGGALAAGGAAVAGGAHALAGSGGAALTAARPVVAAQGAALAGRAAELGSRAAELGAAASPVAGQAAQRVAEAARTVATEAGTAGLVAAAGARSAGAALGGAAADVADAAADSAAAVVSTWRRTQRRLALLAGLAGGYVLGARAGRGRYEQLKGRAEPLLHRPEVERVVQRAQEGVDAVIAKVTGAAGSGAGPGGGGTGGAAPAGGAPAGAAPVVGPDGHVGLAGGGDAG, encoded by the coding sequence ATGACGCTCCCCGACCTCGACGCCGCCAGCAGCTGGATCGGCCGCCCCGTGCTGGACCGCGACGGCGAGTCCGTCGGCACCTGCGTGCGGGTGCTCGCGGACGACGCCACCGGGACCCCGGAGTGGCTGTCGGCCGAGCTCCCCGACGGCACCCGGCGCATCGTCCCGCTCGTCGACGCCACGCCCTCGGCCGACGCCGTGCGCGTCAGCGTCACCCGCCGCTCGGTCGTCGACGCGCCGGCCGACCTCTCCGACCAGCACGTCAGCGCCGAGCAGGAGCGCTCGCTCTACGCGCACTACGGCGTGGCCGCCTCGACGGCCGCCTCGCCGACCGTGCTCCCCGCGGTCGAGAGCGCGCCTGCCACGGGCCCGGCCCGGCTCGGCGCCCCGGTGCGGGACCACCGCGCGCAGGCGGCGGGCGCGGCCGCCGTGGCGCTGGCCCTCGGAGCGGCCGCCGTCGGCGTGGTCGTCGCGGTCCGGGCCCGGCGCCGGCCGGCGACGCCCGCCGAGCGGATCGCCGCCGCCGCACGGCTGCAGTCCGAGCGGGCCGCCTCGCTCGCCCGGAGCTCGGCCGCCTCGGCGCAGGTCCTCGCCCGCCAGGGCGCCACCTCGGCCCAGGACGCGACCCGCGACCTCCGGCGCACCGCGGCCCCGGCGCTCGCCGCGGCGGCGGAGCGCACCGGCGAGGTCGCCCGCCGCGCCGGCGAGGGGGCGCTCGGCGCCGCCACGACCACCGCCGCGCTCGCCGTGATGGGCGGGCAGGCCGCCGTACCCGCCGCGGAGCGGGCCGCCGAGGGCCTCGCCCGCGCCGCCGGCCACGCCGGCGGGGCGCTGGCCGCCGGGGGCGCGGCCGTCGCGGGCGGCGCCCACGCCCTCGCCGGGTCCGGCGGCGCCGCCCTCACGGCCGCCCGGCCGGTCGTCGCCGCGCAGGGCGCCGCGCTCGCCGGGCGCGCCGCGGAGCTGGGGAGCCGCGCGGCCGAGCTCGGGGCGGCCGCCTCGCCGGTCGCCGGGCAGGCGGCGCAGCGGGTCGCGGAGGCGGCGCGCACCGTCGCCACCGAGGCCGGCACCGCGGGCCTCGTCGCGGCCGCCGGCGCCCGCTCCGCCGGCGCCGCCCTCGGCGGCGCGGCGGCGGACGTCGCCGACGCCGCGGCCGACAGCGCCGCGGCGGTCGTCTCGACGTGGCGCCGCACGCAGCGCCGGCTCGCCCTGCTCGCCGGGCTCGCGGGGGGCTACGTCCTCGGGGCGCGCGCCGGGCGCGGCCGGTACGAGCAGCTCAAGGGCCGCGCCGAGCCGCTGCTGCACCGCCCCGAGGTGGAGCGGGTCGTGCAGCGGGCGCAGGAGGGCGTCGACGCCGTCATCGCGAAGGTCACCGGGGCGGCGGGCTCCGGGGCCGGCCCGGGGGGCGGGGGGACCGGTGGCGCAGCGCCCGCGGGCGGCGCGCCGGCAGGAGCGGCACCCGTGGTCGGCCCGGACGGGCACGTGGGGCTAGCCGGCGGCGGTGACGCGGGCTGA
- a CDS encoding beta-class carbonic anhydrase: MTDGTGAPGGAFDDLLAANQEYAAGFSLQGLEARAGRGLALLTCMDSRIEPLAMLGLRPGDAKILRNAGGRVTDDVLRTLALGAHLLGVTRVLVVPHTRCRMTGREEDLHAALRERSGMDTRSLELRTTEDVREGLRRDLQRIRSWPYLPSGLPVAGAVYDVDTGRVEPLEE; the protein is encoded by the coding sequence GTGACGGACGGCACCGGAGCGCCGGGCGGCGCCTTCGACGACCTGCTCGCGGCGAACCAGGAGTACGCGGCGGGCTTCTCCCTGCAGGGCCTCGAGGCCCGCGCGGGGCGCGGCCTGGCGCTGCTGACCTGCATGGACTCGCGGATCGAGCCGCTGGCGATGCTCGGGCTGCGCCCCGGGGACGCCAAGATCCTGCGCAACGCGGGCGGGCGGGTGACCGACGACGTGCTGCGCACCCTCGCCCTCGGCGCGCACCTGCTGGGCGTCACGCGCGTCCTCGTCGTGCCGCACACCCGCTGCCGCATGACCGGTCGCGAGGAGGACCTGCACGCGGCGCTGCGCGAGCGCTCGGGCATGGACACGCGCAGCCTCGAGCTGCGCACGACCGAGGACGTGCGGGAGGGGCTGCGCCGCGACCTGCAGCGCATCCGCTCCTGGCCCTACCTGCCGTCCGGGCTGCCCGTCGCCGGCGCGGTGTACGACGTCGACACCGGCCGGGTGGAGCCGCTCGAGGAGTAG
- a CDS encoding CsbD family protein: MSGEDKTQNKVDEIQGRAKQQVGSVTGDEDLQREGKADESKANLKQAGEKLKDAFK, encoded by the coding sequence GTGAGCGGCGAGGACAAGACGCAGAACAAGGTCGACGAGATCCAGGGCCGGGCCAAGCAGCAGGTCGGCTCCGTCACCGGCGACGAGGACCTGCAGCGCGAGGGCAAGGCCGACGAGAGCAAGGCGAACCTCAAGCAGGCCGGCGAGAAGCTCAAGGACGCCTTCAAGTAG
- a CDS encoding geranylgeranyl reductase family protein encodes MAQDGRVSEADVVVVGAGPAGSTTAAHLARSGADVVLLEKSRFPREKVCGDGLTPRAVRELVALGVDTSPGAGWLRNRGLRILGGGMRLHLEWPESPSFPSYGLVRPRADLDETLARTAVEAGARLHEGTSVTGPLIGRSGRVVGVAARGEDGEPLEFRAPVVVAADGGSSRLSLALGLHKRDDRPMGVAVRTYYRSPRHDDDWLESWLELWDRSGGDGSQDALLPGYGWVFGMGDGTSNVGLGILNTSSAFGRTDYRQLLRTWLDATPEEWGFREENRTAPVRGAALPMGFNRTPHYTRGVVLVGDSGGMVNPFNGEGIAYAMESGRLAADAVVQALSRTSDAGREQALAAYPRAVRAAWGGYYTLGRVFVKAIGHPEVMRLATRHGLPHPVLMRFTLKLLANLHEPHGGDAMDRLIATLTRVAPAA; translated from the coding sequence ATGGCCCAGGACGGCCGGGTGTCCGAGGCCGACGTCGTCGTCGTCGGTGCGGGCCCCGCGGGCTCGACGACCGCCGCGCACCTCGCGCGCAGCGGCGCCGACGTCGTGCTGCTCGAGAAGTCGCGCTTCCCCCGCGAGAAGGTCTGCGGCGACGGCCTGACGCCCCGCGCGGTGCGCGAGCTCGTCGCCCTGGGCGTCGACACCAGCCCCGGGGCGGGCTGGCTGCGCAACCGCGGGCTGCGCATCCTCGGCGGCGGCATGCGCCTGCACCTGGAGTGGCCCGAGTCGCCGAGCTTCCCGTCGTACGGTCTGGTGCGCCCGCGGGCGGACCTCGACGAGACCCTCGCCCGCACCGCGGTCGAGGCGGGCGCCCGCCTGCACGAGGGCACCTCGGTGACCGGACCGCTGATCGGGCGCTCCGGACGGGTGGTCGGCGTCGCGGCGCGCGGCGAGGACGGCGAGCCGCTGGAGTTCCGCGCGCCGGTGGTCGTCGCCGCCGACGGCGGCAGCTCGCGGCTCTCCCTCGCCCTCGGCCTGCACAAGCGCGACGACCGCCCCATGGGCGTGGCCGTGCGCACCTACTACCGCAGCCCGCGGCACGACGACGACTGGCTCGAGTCCTGGCTCGAGCTGTGGGACCGCTCCGGCGGCGACGGCTCGCAGGACGCGCTGCTGCCCGGCTACGGCTGGGTCTTCGGCATGGGCGACGGCACCTCCAACGTCGGCCTCGGCATCCTCAACACGAGCAGCGCGTTCGGCCGCACGGACTACCGCCAGCTCCTGCGCACCTGGCTCGACGCGACCCCGGAGGAGTGGGGCTTCCGCGAGGAGAACCGCACCGCCCCCGTGCGCGGCGCCGCCCTGCCGATGGGCTTCAACCGCACCCCGCACTACACCCGGGGGGTCGTCCTCGTCGGCGACTCCGGCGGCATGGTCAACCCGTTCAACGGCGAGGGCATCGCGTACGCCATGGAGTCGGGGCGGCTCGCCGCCGACGCCGTGGTGCAAGCGCTGTCCCGCACGAGCGACGCCGGTCGGGAGCAAGCGCTTGCTGCGTACCCGCGGGCGGTCCGCGCCGCCTGGGGCGGCTACTACACGCTGGGCCGGGTGTTCGTGAAGGCGATCGGGCACCCCGAGGTCATGCGCCTGGCCACCCGGCACGGGCTGCCGCACCCGGTCCTCATGCGCTTCACGCTCAAGCTGCTCGCCAACCTGCACGAGCCGCACGGCGGCGACGCGATGGACCGGCTCATCGCCACCCTGACCCGGGTGGCGCCCGCCGCCTGA
- a CDS encoding NuoB/complex I 20 kDa subunit family protein: MGLEEKLPSGFLLTSVEQLAGYMRKASLWPATFGLACCAIEMMTTGGPRYDTARFGMEVFRASPRQADLMIVAGRVSQKMAPVLRQIYDQMANPKWVLAMGVCASSGGMFNNYAVVQGVDHVVPVDIYLPGCPPRPEMLLDAILKLHVEIQAAPLGVNRERAARLAEEAALAALPTTSVRDLPLPTAARPELPGLVR, from the coding sequence ATGGGGCTCGAGGAGAAGCTGCCGAGCGGCTTCCTGCTCACCAGCGTGGAGCAGCTCGCCGGCTACATGCGCAAGGCGTCGCTGTGGCCGGCGACGTTCGGCCTGGCCTGCTGCGCCATCGAGATGATGACGACGGGCGGGCCGCGCTACGACACCGCCCGCTTCGGCATGGAGGTGTTCCGCGCCTCGCCGCGCCAGGCCGACCTGATGATCGTCGCGGGGCGGGTGAGCCAGAAGATGGCACCGGTCCTGCGCCAGATCTACGACCAGATGGCCAACCCCAAGTGGGTGCTCGCCATGGGCGTCTGCGCCTCCAGCGGCGGCATGTTCAACAACTACGCCGTCGTGCAGGGCGTCGACCACGTCGTGCCGGTGGACATCTACCTGCCGGGCTGCCCGCCGCGCCCGGAGATGCTCCTCGACGCGATCCTCAAGCTCCACGTGGAGATCCAGGCCGCCCCGCTCGGCGTCAACCGCGAGCGGGCGGCGCGCCTGGCCGAGGAGGCGGCGCTCGCCGCGCTGCCGACCACGAGCGTGCGCGACCTGCCGCTGCCGACGGCCGCGCGCCCCGAGCTGCCCGGGCTGGTCCGGTGA
- a CDS encoding VOC family protein, with amino-acid sequence MALARWKDLCIDVADPARAAAFWALALGLRAEPRGDDLTKLAGDPPERVVWLNRVPEPKTGKSRAHLDLVLAAAEVDALLAAGGARVAEHGERGLRWDVLADPGGVELCAFAPVQDAAPAVPTALVVDSLDPVADAAWWAGVLGAQVVEGPDGRPRWLSAVPGLPWDVWKFVPVDDARTGKNRVHWDVWCDDLDALLERGARVLPGYPGDEHWRVLADPAGNEFCAAVPR; translated from the coding sequence GTGGCCCTCGCCCGCTGGAAGGACCTGTGCATCGACGTCGCCGACCCGGCGCGGGCCGCGGCGTTCTGGGCCCTCGCCCTCGGCCTGCGCGCGGAGCCGCGGGGCGACGACCTCACGAAGCTCGCGGGCGACCCGCCGGAGCGGGTGGTGTGGCTCAACCGGGTCCCCGAGCCCAAGACCGGGAAGTCGCGCGCGCACCTCGACCTCGTCCTCGCGGCCGCGGAGGTCGACGCCCTGCTGGCCGCGGGCGGCGCCCGCGTGGCGGAGCACGGGGAGCGCGGCCTGCGCTGGGACGTGCTGGCCGACCCCGGGGGCGTCGAGCTGTGCGCCTTCGCACCGGTGCAGGACGCGGCGCCCGCGGTGCCCACCGCGCTCGTCGTCGACAGCCTCGACCCCGTGGCCGACGCCGCCTGGTGGGCCGGCGTACTGGGCGCGCAGGTCGTCGAGGGCCCGGACGGGCGTCCGCGGTGGCTGTCCGCGGTGCCGGGGCTGCCGTGGGACGTCTGGAAGTTCGTGCCGGTCGACGACGCCCGGACCGGCAAGAACCGGGTGCACTGGGACGTCTGGTGCGACGACCTCGACGCCCTGCTGGAGCGCGGCGCCCGCGTGCTGCCGGGCTACCCGGGCGACGAGCACTGGCGCGTGCTGGCCGACCCGGCGGGCAACGAGTTCTGCGCGGCCGTCCCGCGCTGA
- a CDS encoding isochorismate synthase, with product MPLTATLVRTRAVPDPGPLVGRLPGAGGLAWVRRGDGLVAWGEAARLEVSGPDRFAEAARWWREVCATILVDDPVGLPGTGAVALGSFAFGDDDGTRSVLVLPRVVLGRRGGRAWLTTVGDAPEADAVPEPVAAPVGVVYGEGAVSPVRYEEAVAEAVRLIAASPLEKVVLARDLLAVAEQPVDPRWLLGRLATRYPACWTFAVDGLVGATPELLVRLERGLVTSRVLAGTIRRTGDDDRDLVLAASLARSSKDLEEHEYAVRSVADALAPHCTGMNVPETPFVLHLPNVMHLATDVAAVAADRSSSLELAAALHPTAAVCGTPRDLALAAIDRLEGLDRGRYAGPVGWVDATGAGEWGIALRSAALDPDDPRRLTLYAGCGIVAGSDPEAELAESQAKLVPMRDALGA from the coding sequence CTGCCCCTGACCGCCACCCTCGTGCGCACCCGGGCCGTGCCGGACCCCGGCCCGCTCGTGGGGCGGCTGCCGGGCGCGGGCGGGCTGGCCTGGGTGCGCCGGGGCGACGGCCTCGTGGCGTGGGGCGAGGCCGCGCGGCTCGAGGTGAGCGGGCCGGACCGGTTCGCCGAGGCGGCCCGGTGGTGGCGGGAGGTGTGCGCCACGATCCTCGTCGACGACCCGGTCGGGCTGCCGGGGACCGGCGCCGTCGCGCTGGGCTCCTTCGCGTTCGGCGACGACGACGGCACCCGCTCGGTGCTCGTCCTGCCCCGCGTGGTGCTGGGCCGGCGCGGCGGGCGCGCCTGGCTCACCACGGTGGGTGACGCGCCCGAGGCCGACGCGGTGCCCGAGCCGGTGGCGGCGCCCGTCGGGGTGGTCTACGGCGAGGGGGCGGTGTCCCCCGTGCGCTACGAGGAGGCGGTCGCCGAGGCGGTCCGGCTCATCGCCGCGAGCCCGCTGGAGAAGGTGGTGCTGGCCCGCGACCTGCTGGCCGTCGCCGAGCAGCCGGTCGACCCGCGGTGGCTCCTCGGCCGGCTGGCCACCCGCTACCCCGCGTGCTGGACGTTCGCCGTCGACGGCCTCGTGGGCGCGACGCCCGAGCTGCTGGTGCGCCTCGAGCGCGGCCTCGTGACCTCGCGGGTGCTCGCGGGCACCATCCGGCGCACGGGGGACGACGACCGCGACCTCGTGCTGGCCGCGTCGCTGGCCCGCAGCAGCAAGGACCTCGAGGAGCACGAGTACGCGGTCCGCTCGGTCGCCGACGCCCTCGCCCCGCACTGCACCGGCATGAACGTGCCCGAGACGCCGTTCGTCCTGCACCTGCCGAACGTCATGCACCTCGCGACCGACGTCGCCGCCGTCGCCGCGGACCGCTCCTCCTCGCTGGAGCTCGCCGCCGCCCTGCACCCGACGGCGGCCGTGTGCGGCACCCCCCGCGACCTCGCCCTCGCCGCGATCGACCGCCTCGAGGGCCTGGACCGCGGCCGGTACGCCGGTCCGGTCGGCTGGGTCGACGCCACCGGCGCCGGCGAGTGGGGCATCGCCCTGCGCAGCGCGGCGCTCGACCCCGACGACCCCCGCCGGCTCACCCTCTACGCCGGCTGCGGCATCGTCGCGGGCTCCGACCCCGAGGCCGAGCTCGCCGAGTCGCAGGCCAAGCTCGTCCCGATGCGCGACGCGCTCGGCGCCTGA
- a CDS encoding demethylmenaquinone methyltransferase, translating to MARAQLDKQPHEVAAMFDGVAERYDLTNDVLSLGQARLWRRAVREALDVRPGERVLDLAAGTGTSSEPLRAAGAFVVPTDFSLGMLRTGKRRQPHLPLVAGDALRLPFADGAFDAATISFGLRNVADVDAALRELLRVVRPGGRLVVCEFSHPTWAPFRTVYVEYLMRALPRVARAVSSEPDAYAYLAESIRAWPDQAGLARRLAAAGWGSVRWRDLTGGVVALHHGVRAG from the coding sequence ATGGCCCGCGCCCAGCTCGACAAGCAGCCGCACGAGGTCGCCGCGATGTTCGACGGCGTCGCCGAGCGGTACGACCTCACCAACGACGTCCTGTCCCTCGGGCAGGCGCGGCTGTGGCGGCGCGCCGTGCGCGAGGCGCTCGACGTCCGCCCGGGGGAGCGGGTCCTCGACCTGGCCGCGGGCACCGGCACCTCGAGCGAGCCGCTGCGGGCCGCCGGTGCCTTCGTCGTCCCGACCGACTTCTCCCTCGGCATGCTGCGCACCGGCAAGCGGCGCCAGCCGCACCTGCCGCTCGTGGCGGGCGACGCGCTGCGGCTGCCCTTCGCGGACGGTGCCTTCGACGCGGCGACCATCTCCTTCGGCCTGCGCAACGTCGCCGACGTCGACGCCGCCCTGCGCGAGCTGCTGCGCGTCGTGCGCCCCGGCGGGCGCCTCGTCGTCTGCGAGTTCAGCCACCCGACGTGGGCGCCCTTCCGCACCGTGTACGTGGAGTACCTCATGCGCGCCCTGCCGCGCGTGGCCCGTGCGGTCTCGAGCGAGCCCGACGCCTACGCGTACCTCGCCGAGTCGATCCGCGCCTGGCCGGACCAGGCGGGGCTCGCGCGCCGGCTCGCCGCGGCCGGCTGGGGGTCGGTGCGCTGGCGCGACCTCACCGGCGGGGTCGTGGCCCTGCACCACGGGGTCCGCGCGGGCTAG